A genomic segment from Juglans regia cultivar Chandler chromosome 14, Walnut 2.0, whole genome shotgun sequence encodes:
- the LOC109012340 gene encoding cytosolic sulfotransferase 15-like — protein sequence MVITHSVKNQSRDGYQEAGEEGKLSQECKELLLSLPKEKGWRTSHLYKYQGFWCQSREIESTISFQRHFQARDTDVVLATVPKSGTTWLKALAFAIASRERFPIFSNNHPLLKFNPHDLVPFFEYKIYANDQLPDLSNLPQPRLFGTHIPFASLPSSIKKSSCRLVYICRNPFDTFISSWHFINKIKPPSQAPMPLEEAFEMYCKGVIGFGPFWEHMLGYWKESRDRPQKVLFLKYEDMKKDITFQLKKLAEFLGFPFSVEEERGGVIEKIAKLCSFENMKDLEVNKSGTSIKNFENKNLFRKGEVGDWINYLSPRQVEQLTKVMEEKLGASGLSFEVFSN from the coding sequence ATGGTTATCACCCATTCCGTAAAAAACCAATCGAGGGATGGATATCAAGAAGCCGGAGAAGAAGGAAAGCTAAGCCAAGAATGCAAGGaacttcttctttctcttcccaAAGAGAAAGGGTGGCGAACCTCTCATCTCTACAAATACCAAGGCTTTTGGTGCCAGTCAAGGGAGATCGAATCCACAATCTCTTTCCAAAGGCACTTCCAAGCAAGAGACACTGATGTAGTATTAGCCACCGTACCAAAATCAGGCACCACATGGTTGAAAGCCTTGGCTTTTGCCATCGCGAGTCGCGAGCGTTTTCCAATCTTCTCAAACAACCATCCTTTGCTTAAATTCAACCCCCACGATCTTGTACCTTTCTTTGAATACAAGATCTATGCAAATGACCAGCTTCCTGACCTCTCCAACCTTCCACAGCCTAGACTTTTTGGCACTCATATTCCTTTTGCTTCCTTACCTAGCTCCATCAAGAAATCTAGCTGTCGGCTGGTTTATATCTGCAGGAACCCATTTGACACTTTCATCTCCTCGTggcatttcattaataaaatcaagcCACCATCTCAAGCCCCAATGCCACTAGAAGAAGCCTTTGAAATGTACTGCAAGGGGGTTATTGGGTTTGGTCCCTTTTGGGAACACATGTTGGGTTACTGGAAAGAGAGCAGAGACAGGCCCCAAAAGGTATTGTTCTTGAAGTACGAGGACATGAAAAAAGACATCACTTTCCAGTTGAAAAAATTAGCAGAGTTCTTGGGGTTCCCGTTTTCTGTGGAGGAGGAGAGAGGTGGGGTTATTGAAAAGATTGCAAAGCTGTGTAGTTTTGAGAATATGAAGGATTTGGAGGTAAACAAATCTGGGACGTCGATAAAGAACTTCGAAAACAAGAACTTGTTCAGGAAGGGAGAGGTCGGAGATTGGATAAACTACCTGTCGCCTAGGCAGGTGGAGCAACTGACCAAAGTCATGGAAGAGAAGTTAGGTGCCTCTGGTTTGTCGTTTGAAGTGTTCTCTAATTaa
- the LOC109014793 gene encoding uncharacterized protein LOC109014793 isoform X1, producing the protein MHFSAGGPNLLPLSCVHETVESVYPPSPSNNKDSERQYEEKFNFGFLNCADVNEAVELSIAASEALVIHELVKRELASMALPTESVLEVALQVRQARLEILEEAFSFQTEESDICYSLSDLDDVAMTDAFEDVGLSYNNPDNQCACGSAQSHVKETPLFENHSIFHNGLNHIDVRSQQVDSNHISTHRHLEDNMGMGVQLTKDLCPGSLDCERKRKRSNGPVQVSSTSKLAAYVDSILHQSIQENSGGLFMKQEEDAHALSKQKNARSVPAFFLGETSFLSESADIALDENSFVHEHECMSKFGSQSSIHVEGSLQKAHEGILLSQDVVRSSSLSFVDPLCSVVPCSIPPENVSSTQGHNLNDGENTRKKCSRPLSTHEMENLQRTLNQNLGPDHGDGHAAYTVNIEASGVSTRRQMTSLKTYSMLMPNPVCFLEGGCLYYNQSFQLEYDRGKLSSDQNTCCSMSSDRRGSTEFLHSRPVWNYADGKNNEDTQETTINNNSVAEMTNLKRNFEKTTTEEDESLIQPLERRISPCVMNQRASWHLLSSKHSVKSFTGHPRHALVPGCIIKHHQSKIVQNIQSKAYNFHDNHVRKRVHFSEAEDLLQQTKNPPKLQFSHQNCPTLRARKGPNLSKKWSRAYGMKSCLTKSSHKVKKRLNFQGKEFLVTGFSSEKTKEIEGLIWKYGGIVLLDIPSPNSRGKGSARVICQHSPVILCLKKLKTTKFLYGCAVNALILKVDWLTDSIVAGSILLPEKYMILSNRVDAICTRSGKLVHLNNNMYIFERVGIMLHGKHSFCTKFAKIFRHGGGQVFKTLQWLIKDLDDKKIFIGAIIAEDESTVSRQLKHCAAEREILMMPASWIINSLHSGKLLPIAEKNFYLPLPTNDIPEAPISMGWSEEI; encoded by the exons ATGCACTTTAGTGCCGGTGGGCCCAATTTGTTGCCTCTAAGTTGCGTTCATGAAACTGTGGAGAGTGTTTATCCGCCATCTCCCTCCAATAACAAAGATTCTGAAAGACAATATGAAGAGAAATTCAATTTTGGCTTTCTCAACTGTGCTGATGTCAATGAAGCAGTTGAACTATCTATTGCAGCATCTGAAGCACTGGTTATACATGAATTAGTGAAGCGTGAGTTAGCTTCAATGGCATTGCCAACAGAATCAGTACTTGAAGTTGCCCTACAGGTGAGACAAGCAAGGTTGGAGATTTTGGAAGAGGCCTTCAGTTTCCAAACTGAGGAGAGTGACATATGCTATTCTCTGTCTGACTTGGATGATGTTGCTATGACAGATGCATTTGAAGATGTTGGGTTATCTTACAATAACCCTGATAATCAGTGTGCTTGTGGTTCAGCTCAATCTCATGTCAAGGAAACTCCACTATTTGAAAATCATAGCATATTTCACAATGGATTAAATCACATAGACGTCAGATCTCAACAAGTAGATTCTAATCATATTTCTACACACAGACATTTAGAAGACAATATGGGCATGGGCGTGCAGTTAACAAAAGACTTATGTCCAGGATCTCTTGATTGTGAAAGAAAGAGGAAACGTTCTAATGGTCCTGTTCAGGTTTCAAGTACCTCAAAATTGGCCGCATATGTTGATTCCATCTTGCACCAGTCTATCCAGGAAAATTCAGGCGGTTTATTTATGAAACAG GAAGAAGATGCTCATGCACTGTCGAAGCAGAAAAATGCTAGAAGTGTTCCTGCATTTTTTCTTGGTGAGACAAGCTTTCTATCGGAATCAGCAGATATTGCCCTGGATGAAAACTCTTTTGTGCATGAACACGAGTGCATGTCCAAATTTGGTTCGCAGTCAAGCATACATGTTGAAGGTTCACTTCAAAAGGCTCATGAAGGGATATTGCTTTCTCAAGATGTGGTTAGATCTTCGAGTCTATCTTTTGTCGATCCTCTCTGTTCTGTTGTTCCTTGTAGTATTCCTCCGGAAAATGTCAGTTCGACACAAGGCCACAATCTGAATGATGGAGAAAATACTAGAAAAAAATGCTCTAGACCCTTGAGCACACATGAGATGGAGAATTTGCAAAGGACACTAAACCAAAATCTGGGACCTGATCATGGGGATGGCCATGCTGCATACACAGTTAATATAGAAGCTTCTGGTGTATCAACTAGAAGGCAGATGACCTCACTTAAGACTTATAGCATGCTTATGCCTAACCCAGTATGCTTTTTGGAAGGGGGATGCCTTTACTATAACCAGTCCTTTCAATTAGAATATGATCGAGGGAAGCTTTCTTCAGATCAAAATACGTGCTGCTCCATGTCTTCCGATAGAAGGGGTTCTACCGAGTTCCTACATTCAAGGCCTGTTTGGAATTATGCTGATGGTAAAAATAATGAGGACACTCAGGAAACTACTATAAACAATAATTCAGTTGCAGAAATGACAAATCTGAAGAGAAATTTCGAGAAAACTACCACAGAAGAGGACGAGTCTCTGATCCAGCCATTGGAGAGGAGAATTTCACCTTGTGTTATGAATCAAAGGGCATCCTGGCATCTGCTGTCTTCTAAGCATTCTGTAAAGAGTTTCACTGGACATCCTAGACATGCTTTGGTACCAGGATGCATTATTAAGCATCACCAAAGCAAAATTGTTCAAAATATACAATCTAAAGCCTATAATTTCCATGACAACCATGTAAGAAAACGTGTTCATTTCTCTGAAGCAGAGGATCTACTCCAGCAAACCAAGAACCCCCCAAAGCTACAATTTTCACACCAGAACT GCCCAACTCTTAGAGCTCGTAAAGGACCAAATTTGTCCAAAAAATGGTCTAGAGCTTATGGCATGAAAAGTTGTCTCACAAAATCGTCTCACAAGGTTAAGAAGAGATTGAATTTTCAAGGTAAAGAATTCCTTGTTACTGGGTTTTCTAGTGAGAAGACAAAGGAAATTGAAGGACTAATATGGAAATATGGTGGCATTGTTCTCTTGGATATTCCTTCTCCAAATTCAAGGGGAAAGGGAAGTGCAAGAGTTATTTGTCAGCACTCTCCTGTTATTCTTTGTTTAAAAAAG tTAAAAACTACCAAGTTCTTGTATGGGTGTGCAGTGAATGCTTTAATACTGAAAGTTGATTGGCTTACGGATTCAATTGTAGCAGGTTCTATTTTACTGCCTGAGAA ATACATGATTCTATCAAACCGAGTTGATGCAATATGTACCAGAAGTGGAAAGCTAGTTCATCTCAATaacaatatgtatatatttgaaaGAGTAGGGATTATGCTTCACGGGAAGCATAGTTTCTGCACCAAATTTGCAAAAATATTCAGG CATGGAGGTGGCCAGGTGTTTAAAACCCTTCAGTGGTTAATTAAGGATCTTGAcgataaaaagatttttatcGGTGCCATCATTGCTGAGGATGAGAGTACAGTATCACGTCAGTTGAAACATTGTGCGGCAGAGCGAGAAATACTAATGATG CCAGCCAGCTGGATCATTAATAGCTTACATTCAGGAAAGCTCCTTCCTATTGCAGAGAAAAACTTCTACTTGCCTTTGCCAACAAATGATATTCCAGAGGCTCCTATTTCCATGGGGTGGAGTGAAGAAATATGA
- the LOC109014793 gene encoding uncharacterized protein LOC109014793 isoform X2, with translation MHFSAGGPNLLPLSCVHETVESVYPPSPSNNKDSERQYEEKFNFGFLNCADVNEAVELSIAASEALVIHELVKRELASMALPTESVLEVALQVRQARLEILEEAFSFQTEESDICYSLSDLDDVAMTDAFEDVGLSYNNPDNQCACGSAQSHVKETPLFENHSIFHNGLNHIDVRSQQVDSNHISTHRHLEDNMGMGVQLTKDLCPGSLDCERKRKRSNGPVQVSSTSKLAAYVDSILHQSIQENSGGLFMKQEEDAHALSKQKNARSVPAFFLGETSFLSESADIALDENSFVHEHECMSKFGSQSSIHVEGSLQKAHEGILLSQDVVRSSSLSFVDPLCSVVPCSIPPENVSSTQGHNLNDGENTRKKCSRPLSTHEMENLQRTLNQNLGPDHGDGHAAYTVNIEASGVSTRRQMTSLKTYSMLMPNPVCFLEGGCLYYNQSFQLEYDRGKLSSDQNTCCSMSSDRRGSTEFLHSRPVWNYADGKNNEDTQETTINNNSVAEMTNLKRNFEKTTTEEDESLIQPLERRISPCVMNQRASWHLLSSKHSVKSFTGHPRHALVPGCIIKHHQSKIVQNIQSKAYNFHDNHVRKRVHFSEAEDLLQQTKNPPKLQFSHQNCPTLRARKGPNLSKKWSRAYGMKSCLTKSSHKVKKRLNFQGKEFLVTGFSSEKTKEIEGLIWKYGGIVLLDIPSPNSRGKGSARVICQHSPVILCLKKIHDSIKPS, from the exons ATGCACTTTAGTGCCGGTGGGCCCAATTTGTTGCCTCTAAGTTGCGTTCATGAAACTGTGGAGAGTGTTTATCCGCCATCTCCCTCCAATAACAAAGATTCTGAAAGACAATATGAAGAGAAATTCAATTTTGGCTTTCTCAACTGTGCTGATGTCAATGAAGCAGTTGAACTATCTATTGCAGCATCTGAAGCACTGGTTATACATGAATTAGTGAAGCGTGAGTTAGCTTCAATGGCATTGCCAACAGAATCAGTACTTGAAGTTGCCCTACAGGTGAGACAAGCAAGGTTGGAGATTTTGGAAGAGGCCTTCAGTTTCCAAACTGAGGAGAGTGACATATGCTATTCTCTGTCTGACTTGGATGATGTTGCTATGACAGATGCATTTGAAGATGTTGGGTTATCTTACAATAACCCTGATAATCAGTGTGCTTGTGGTTCAGCTCAATCTCATGTCAAGGAAACTCCACTATTTGAAAATCATAGCATATTTCACAATGGATTAAATCACATAGACGTCAGATCTCAACAAGTAGATTCTAATCATATTTCTACACACAGACATTTAGAAGACAATATGGGCATGGGCGTGCAGTTAACAAAAGACTTATGTCCAGGATCTCTTGATTGTGAAAGAAAGAGGAAACGTTCTAATGGTCCTGTTCAGGTTTCAAGTACCTCAAAATTGGCCGCATATGTTGATTCCATCTTGCACCAGTCTATCCAGGAAAATTCAGGCGGTTTATTTATGAAACAG GAAGAAGATGCTCATGCACTGTCGAAGCAGAAAAATGCTAGAAGTGTTCCTGCATTTTTTCTTGGTGAGACAAGCTTTCTATCGGAATCAGCAGATATTGCCCTGGATGAAAACTCTTTTGTGCATGAACACGAGTGCATGTCCAAATTTGGTTCGCAGTCAAGCATACATGTTGAAGGTTCACTTCAAAAGGCTCATGAAGGGATATTGCTTTCTCAAGATGTGGTTAGATCTTCGAGTCTATCTTTTGTCGATCCTCTCTGTTCTGTTGTTCCTTGTAGTATTCCTCCGGAAAATGTCAGTTCGACACAAGGCCACAATCTGAATGATGGAGAAAATACTAGAAAAAAATGCTCTAGACCCTTGAGCACACATGAGATGGAGAATTTGCAAAGGACACTAAACCAAAATCTGGGACCTGATCATGGGGATGGCCATGCTGCATACACAGTTAATATAGAAGCTTCTGGTGTATCAACTAGAAGGCAGATGACCTCACTTAAGACTTATAGCATGCTTATGCCTAACCCAGTATGCTTTTTGGAAGGGGGATGCCTTTACTATAACCAGTCCTTTCAATTAGAATATGATCGAGGGAAGCTTTCTTCAGATCAAAATACGTGCTGCTCCATGTCTTCCGATAGAAGGGGTTCTACCGAGTTCCTACATTCAAGGCCTGTTTGGAATTATGCTGATGGTAAAAATAATGAGGACACTCAGGAAACTACTATAAACAATAATTCAGTTGCAGAAATGACAAATCTGAAGAGAAATTTCGAGAAAACTACCACAGAAGAGGACGAGTCTCTGATCCAGCCATTGGAGAGGAGAATTTCACCTTGTGTTATGAATCAAAGGGCATCCTGGCATCTGCTGTCTTCTAAGCATTCTGTAAAGAGTTTCACTGGACATCCTAGACATGCTTTGGTACCAGGATGCATTATTAAGCATCACCAAAGCAAAATTGTTCAAAATATACAATCTAAAGCCTATAATTTCCATGACAACCATGTAAGAAAACGTGTTCATTTCTCTGAAGCAGAGGATCTACTCCAGCAAACCAAGAACCCCCCAAAGCTACAATTTTCACACCAGAACT GCCCAACTCTTAGAGCTCGTAAAGGACCAAATTTGTCCAAAAAATGGTCTAGAGCTTATGGCATGAAAAGTTGTCTCACAAAATCGTCTCACAAGGTTAAGAAGAGATTGAATTTTCAAGGTAAAGAATTCCTTGTTACTGGGTTTTCTAGTGAGAAGACAAAGGAAATTGAAGGACTAATATGGAAATATGGTGGCATTGTTCTCTTGGATATTCCTTCTCCAAATTCAAGGGGAAAGGGAAGTGCAAGAGTTATTTGTCAGCACTCTCCTGTTATTCTTTGTTTAAAAAAG ATACATGATTCTATCAAACCGAGTTGA
- the LOC109012336 gene encoding annexin D8, protein MATITAPKQFSPVEDAENIKRACQGWGTDEGALIAILGHRNATQRKLIRLAYEEIYQEDLIKQLQSELSGDFERAICNWTLDPADRDAVLTNAALQKAVPDYRAIIEIACIRSPEELLAVRRAYRCRYKRSLEEDVASHTMGHIRKLLVAVVSAYRYDRDEFDTQVAHLEADILHEKAQEMAFDHEELLRILSTRSKAQLKATFNRYRDNHGTSITKGLSGDPADAYLAALRTTIRCIRDPRKYYAKVLRNAINTMGTDEDTLSRVIITRAEKDLKDIKELYFKRNNVTLDDALVRHTSGDYKAFLLALLGRDEV, encoded by the exons ATGGCCACCATAACCGCTCCAAAGCAATTTTCTCCGGTTGAAGATGCTGAGAACATCAAGAGGGCTTGTCAAG GATGGGGAACAGATGAGGGGGCTCTAATTGCCATACTAGGACACAGAAATGCAACTCAGAGGAAGCTCATAAGGCTAGCTTATGAAGAGATTTACCAAGAGGATCTCATCAAACAGCTTCAATCTGAACTTTCCGGGGACTTCGAG AGAGCTATATGCAACTGGACTCTGGACCCTGCTGATCGAGATGCTGTCTTGACTAATGCGGCACTGCAGAAGGCAGTACCTGATTACCGGGCAATCATTGAAATTGCATGCATAAGGTCCCCAGAAGAACTCTTGGCAGTAAGGCGTGCTTATCGGTGTCGTTACAAGCGCTCTCTTGAAGAAGATGTCGCCTCTCACACGATGGGCCACATCAGGAAA CTTCTTGTTGCAGTGGTAAGCGCGTACAGGTATGACAGAGATGAGTTTGATACGCAAGTGGCGCATTTGGAAGCGGATATTCTTCATGAGAAAGCCCAAGAAATGGCTTTTGACCATGAAGAATTGCTTAGAATTCTTAGTACAAGGAGTAAGGCACAGCTCAAGGCAACTTTCAACCGCTACAGGGATAATCATGGCACATCCATTACCAAG GGTTTGTCGGGTGACCCAGCTGATGCCTATCTAGCTGCACTGCGTACAACTATCCGATGCATTAGAGACCCTCGAAAGTACTATGCAAAG GTTTTGCGCAATGCCATCAATACTATGGGAACCGATGAAGATACTCTCAGTCGTGTGATCATCACTCGTGCAGAAAAGGATTTGAAAGATATCAAGGAACTCTACTTTAAGAGGAACAATGTTACTTTGGATGATGCCCTAGTTAGGCACACGTCAGGAGACTACAAGGCCTTTCTTCTTGCCTTATTGGGGAGGGATGAGGTTTAG
- the LOC109015741 gene encoding putative RING-H2 finger protein ATL69, with translation MSTAEPPLSATGVGLGYGIAIAVSILVLISTIMFASYACVRVKANGRSDTNSNNGGDNDDTNVHRSDRQSTARPRTSMEPVIVVMGLDGSIIESYPKTVLGESRRLPKPNHGPCSICLSDYLPKDTIRCIPDCHHCFHANCIDEWLRMSATCPLCRTSPAPSATPSPPLATPLSELAPLAFHTR, from the coding sequence ATGTCTACAGCCGAACCACCATTGTCGGCTACCGGTGTCGGTCTCGGGTACGGCATTGCCATTGCCGTAAGCATTCTCGTCCTCATCTCCACGATCATGTTTGCCTCTTATGCATGTGTTAGAGTTAAAGCCAATGGTCGTAGTGATACTAATAGTAATAATGGTGGTGATAACGACGACACGAATGTCCATAGGTCAGATCGCCAATCCACAGCGAGGCCGAGAACCTCAATGGAGCCTGTGATAGTTGTGATGGGCCTAGATGGATCCATCATAGAGTCGTACCCGAAGACGGTGCTCGGAGAAAGCCGGAGACTACCCAAGCCCAATCACGGCCCGTGCTCCATTTGCTTGTCCGACTACCTGCCCAAGGATACCATAAGGTGCATACCCGATTGCCATCACTGCTTCCATGCCAATTGCATTGATGAATGGCTTCGAATGAGTGCCACGTGTCCTCTTTGTCGGACCTCTCCTGCTCCATCGGCAACTCCTAGTCCTCCTCTTGCTACTCCTTTGTCCGAGTTGGCCCCACTGGCCTTCCACACCAGGTGA